A stretch of the Balneolales bacterium ANBcel1 genome encodes the following:
- a CDS encoding gamma carbonic anhydrase family protein, whose product MIYEFLNARPHFDESCFIAPSADIIGDVTLGSESSVWFNATLRGDVNYIEIGQRTNIQDNACIHVTNRTAPTRIGDQVTVGHSAVIHGCTIGDRVLVGIQSVVLDHAVIEPDCMLAAGSLVPPGKIMPSGYLCMGSPARPVRRLTDEERSSLVTYSDHYVTYMRAYQQKDTYEKNPFYDR is encoded by the coding sequence ATGATTTACGAATTCCTGAATGCCCGCCCGCACTTCGACGAATCCTGCTTTATTGCCCCAAGTGCCGATATAATCGGGGATGTGACACTTGGCAGCGAATCAAGTGTCTGGTTTAACGCGACCCTTCGCGGCGATGTGAATTATATAGAAATTGGTCAACGGACCAATATCCAGGATAACGCCTGTATTCATGTCACCAACCGCACTGCACCAACGCGAATCGGGGATCAGGTGACTGTCGGACACAGTGCGGTCATCCACGGTTGCACGATCGGCGACCGTGTTCTTGTCGGCATTCAATCCGTTGTACTGGACCATGCCGTGATTGAGCCCGACTGCATGCTTGCTGCCGGCAGCCTGGTGCCGCCGGGTAAAATCATGCCCTCCGGATATTTGTGCATGGGATCGCCGGCCAGGCCGGTCCGCAGGCTTACCGACGAAGAACGCTCCTCCCTGGTTACCTATTCCGACCACTATGTCACCTACATGCGCGCCTATCAGCAAAAGGATACGTATGAAAAAAATCCATTTTATGATCGCTGA
- a CDS encoding M14 family zinc carboxypeptidase, whose product MERKKMLSSVDPALMWEYTQFLSVLKKEAGAHESVIGESEQGRPIYGFELGHGPITISLVAGAHADEPVGPNTLYRLILSLLQNRQAFDGLLSRFRFLVIPHVNPDGDAANASWIRHWPDPERFFSLVERELPGRDIEFGYPDMRVENRAASEFWWKSGPADIHVSLHGMAVSEGFLLLVNDAWESKTRDWRNRFRSEMEQQGLMPHDHDRAGDKGFNYMGPGFSSTPKGSAMRQFFLQKEDTETAAMFRDSSMEFHLGLNPSVFCLVTEFPLFLLPHSGNDGIPKNYQLFREVWKTGGSIAEGRFDVRPMALEKAMDLQLYTVLSAATFVEEFFADA is encoded by the coding sequence ATGGAACGAAAAAAAATGCTATCGTCAGTCGATCCTGCCTTAATGTGGGAATACACGCAGTTTTTATCGGTACTAAAGAAAGAGGCCGGAGCGCATGAAAGCGTTATCGGAGAAAGCGAGCAGGGTAGGCCGATATACGGGTTTGAGCTGGGCCACGGTCCGATAACAATTAGTTTGGTTGCCGGCGCTCATGCGGATGAACCTGTTGGCCCCAACACACTATACCGCCTGATATTGTCACTTTTGCAAAACCGGCAGGCGTTTGACGGATTGCTGTCCCGTTTCCGGTTTTTGGTGATTCCGCATGTGAATCCGGACGGAGATGCGGCAAACGCTTCCTGGATAAGGCACTGGCCGGACCCGGAACGGTTTTTTTCACTGGTTGAGCGGGAGCTTCCCGGCAGGGATATTGAGTTTGGTTACCCGGATATGCGGGTGGAAAACCGGGCGGCATCGGAGTTTTGGTGGAAAAGTGGTCCTGCGGATATCCATGTAAGCCTCCACGGCATGGCCGTATCGGAAGGATTTCTGCTGCTGGTCAACGACGCGTGGGAATCGAAAACCCGCGATTGGCGCAACCGGTTTCGCTCGGAGATGGAGCAGCAGGGGCTGATGCCGCATGATCACGACCGCGCCGGCGATAAGGGCTTCAACTACATGGGGCCGGGCTTCTCTTCAACTCCAAAAGGATCTGCCATGAGGCAGTTCTTTTTGCAGAAAGAGGACACTGAAACAGCCGCCATGTTTCGTGACAGCTCCATGGAATTTCATCTCGGGCTCAACCCTTCCGTGTTTTGTCTGGTTACGGAGTTTCCCCTGTTTCTGCTGCCACACTCCGGCAATGACGGTATTCCAAAAAATTATCAGCTATTTCGGGAAGTCTGGAAAACCGGGGGAAGCATTGCGGAGGGGCGGTTTGATGTCCGGCCGATGGCTCTTGAGAAGGCCATGGACCTTCAGCTGTACACGGTTTTATCAGCCGCAACATTTGTAGAGGAATTTTTTGCAGATGCATAA
- the argG gene encoding argininosuccinate synthase, with translation MNDPIVLAYSGGLDTSFCIPYLKEEYNSDVHAVIVDCVGLTRAEKEAIRDRALSLGAAEFASIDGFPPLYDHILSYLIKGNVLRDRTYPLCVGSERYIQAEMILEYARQQGTNRIAHGSTGAGNDQVRFDGALRTGMPDVEIITPIRDKELTREQTTAYLAERGFEVPTKTTSYSINDGIWGTSVGGTETTSSDQALPFEAFPHLKPPHELEDEPEELNIDFAHGLPVAVNGHQMDASALLEALREFGRYHGIGMGMHLGDTILGIKGRIGFEAPVARILYLAHHELEKLTLSQDQRQIKDNLADQYGAMLHEARFYDPVMRDIEAFFNSTQARVTGEVTLYACRGSLFPLKVSSSYSIMNNSVARYGEEAGGWSGTEARAYSKMYSIRTQIYNRSR, from the coding sequence ATGAATGATCCGATAGTATTGGCCTATAGTGGGGGACTTGATACCAGCTTTTGCATCCCGTACCTGAAAGAAGAATATAATAGCGATGTGCATGCCGTGATCGTGGATTGCGTGGGCCTGACCAGGGCGGAAAAGGAAGCGATCCGGGATCGCGCCTTGTCCCTTGGTGCCGCTGAATTTGCCAGTATTGACGGCTTCCCGCCGTTATATGACCACATCCTCTCATACCTGATCAAGGGGAATGTGCTGCGCGACCGGACCTACCCGCTTTGTGTGGGATCGGAGCGCTATATCCAGGCCGAGATGATTCTGGAATATGCGAGGCAGCAGGGAACCAACCGGATTGCTCACGGCTCCACCGGGGCCGGGAATGACCAGGTGCGCTTCGACGGGGCCCTGCGAACCGGCATGCCTGATGTCGAGATAATCACGCCTATTCGCGACAAGGAGCTGACGCGTGAACAAACGACCGCTTACCTGGCAGAGCGTGGGTTCGAAGTTCCCACGAAAACTACCAGCTATTCAATCAATGATGGTATCTGGGGAACCAGTGTGGGCGGAACCGAGACCACCAGCAGCGACCAGGCGCTTCCATTTGAAGCTTTTCCGCATCTCAAGCCGCCTCATGAACTGGAGGATGAACCCGAGGAGCTGAATATCGATTTTGCGCATGGCCTGCCGGTTGCGGTCAACGGACACCAAATGGACGCATCCGCACTGCTGGAGGCACTGCGTGAATTTGGGCGCTATCACGGCATTGGCATGGGGATGCATCTCGGGGATACGATTCTGGGAATCAAGGGCAGAATCGGTTTTGAAGCACCCGTAGCCAGGATCCTTTACCTGGCACACCATGAGCTGGAGAAACTGACGCTAAGCCAGGATCAGCGGCAAATCAAGGACAACCTGGCAGACCAGTATGGTGCCATGCTGCATGAAGCTCGTTTTTATGATCCGGTGATGCGTGATATCGAAGCTTTTTTCAACTCAACACAGGCGCGTGTAACCGGAGAGGTGACGCTTTATGCCTGCCGGGGCTCATTGTTCCCGCTAAAGGTATCATCCTCTTACAGCATCATGAATAATTCCGTTGCGCGGTATGGCGAAGAAGCCGGGGGCTGGAGCGGAACCGAAGCCCGGGCTTATTCCAAAATGTACAGTATCAGAACACAAATCTATAACAGGTCACGGTAA
- the argC gene encoding N-acetyl-gamma-glutamyl-phosphate reductase codes for MSTVYNVSIAGASGYTGMETVRILHGHPNVEIGRLYGASSAGSQFHEQYKAMQSLVELPISDFEELATDNSDAIFLGLPHGKSAEVAKVLLDAGYKGRIIDMSSDFRLKNPADYETWYGWTHPHPELIDKFVYGLTEWFRNDIRLASHVANPGCFASAIQMGLLPFAGRGLVSECEAMGITGSSGSGATPSAGTHFSSRFGNVRAYKVYRHQHMGEVNQSLSRQIPDTALQPKVRFIPVSGPFVRGIWMTLSLTLNQDVPAEHVLEEEYYNAPMVRLRQGMPELKEVAGSAFTDIGFVQDGRKVVVGVAIDNLLKGAASQAVQNFNLMLELPEETGLMFPPAIV; via the coding sequence ATGAGTACCGTCTATAATGTGTCGATTGCAGGTGCCAGCGGATATACCGGTATGGAAACTGTTCGAATCCTGCACGGCCACCCCAATGTGGAGATCGGCAGACTCTACGGAGCCAGTTCGGCAGGGTCGCAGTTTCATGAGCAATACAAGGCGATGCAGTCGCTGGTTGAGTTGCCCATATCGGATTTTGAGGAGCTTGCAACCGATAACTCCGACGCCATATTTCTGGGTCTGCCCCACGGCAAATCTGCAGAAGTAGCAAAAGTCCTTTTGGACGCGGGCTACAAGGGGCGCATTATTGACATGAGCTCCGACTTCCGGCTTAAGAACCCCGCAGATTACGAAACCTGGTATGGATGGACCCACCCCCACCCCGAGCTGATCGACAAGTTTGTATATGGCCTAACGGAGTGGTTTCGCAACGACATTCGCCTCGCTTCCCATGTTGCGAACCCCGGCTGTTTTGCCAGCGCCATCCAGATGGGGCTGCTGCCCTTTGCCGGCCGCGGTCTTGTTTCCGAATGTGAGGCGATGGGGATCACCGGCTCGTCCGGATCAGGCGCTACCCCCTCTGCCGGAACCCATTTTTCAAGCCGGTTCGGTAATGTCAGGGCCTATAAAGTGTATCGGCATCAGCACATGGGCGAAGTAAACCAGAGCCTGTCCCGGCAGATTCCCGATACTGCTTTGCAGCCTAAAGTTCGGTTTATCCCGGTTTCGGGTCCTTTTGTACGGGGGATATGGATGACGCTGTCCCTGACTCTGAACCAGGATGTTCCTGCAGAGCATGTGCTTGAGGAAGAGTATTACAACGCTCCGATGGTCCGGTTGCGGCAGGGTATGCCGGAATTGAAAGAGGTTGCCGGAAGTGCCTTTACCGATATCGGATTTGTTCAGGACGGCCGCAAGGTGGTTGTAGGTGTGGCCATCGACAACCTGCTGAAGGGAGCCGCATCACAGGCCGTTCAAAACTTCAACCTGATGTTGGAACTGCCCGAGGAGACCGGCCTGATGTTTCCTCCCGCAATTGTTTGA
- a CDS encoding N-acetylornithine carbamoyltransferase, whose amino-acid sequence MSSRLDSASHFLHLSDWNDAGLREVLDKAKQLKEQDYREPVARGKVLGLIFFNPSLRTRISFETAAVHLGAGSSIIQPGQGTWTFETRTGAVMDGDRTEHLKEAVQVISRYADVIGVRAFAGMQDPDADFEDRFIRDIAEYATVPVINMESAREHPCQALADGLTIMERFGNRPEGKKFVLSWAPHPKALPMAVPNSALEIAARLGMEVTLACPPGMEPDQRILDGISGHAERNGSSLDVSHDQQEAFQQADIIYGKSWAGPLVYRDTEAEHAQRTETYADWTINEEKMALTSDAGFMHCLPVRRNVVVTDGVLDGPGAIHIGQAENRLHAQKAVLLKLWGLL is encoded by the coding sequence ATGAGCAGTCGACTAGATTCAGCAAGCCACTTCCTTCACCTTTCGGACTGGAACGATGCCGGGTTGCGGGAGGTGCTTGACAAAGCTAAGCAGCTTAAGGAGCAGGATTACCGCGAACCGGTCGCCCGGGGCAAGGTGCTCGGTTTGATTTTCTTCAATCCGTCGCTGCGGACCCGCATCTCGTTTGAAACGGCGGCCGTGCATCTCGGGGCCGGCTCTTCCATCATCCAGCCGGGCCAGGGTACCTGGACCTTCGAAACCCGCACTGGCGCCGTCATGGACGGTGACCGTACCGAGCATCTGAAGGAGGCCGTTCAGGTAATTTCCCGCTATGCCGATGTCATCGGGGTTCGGGCTTTTGCCGGAATGCAGGATCCCGACGCCGATTTCGAGGACCGCTTTATCCGGGATATCGCTGAATATGCTACGGTGCCCGTAATCAATATGGAAAGCGCGCGTGAGCATCCGTGTCAGGCGCTGGCTGACGGGCTGACCATCATGGAGCGGTTCGGAAACCGGCCCGAAGGAAAAAAGTTTGTTCTGAGCTGGGCACCCCATCCCAAAGCGCTTCCGATGGCAGTACCCAACAGCGCGCTGGAAATAGCCGCAAGGCTGGGAATGGAGGTTACCCTCGCCTGCCCGCCCGGCATGGAGCCGGATCAACGGATCCTGGACGGCATTTCGGGGCATGCTGAAAGAAACGGATCGTCGCTGGATGTCAGTCACGACCAGCAGGAGGCGTTTCAGCAGGCCGATATCATCTATGGAAAATCGTGGGCCGGGCCGCTCGTTTACCGGGACACCGAAGCCGAGCATGCCCAGCGTACCGAAACCTACGCCGACTGGACCATCAACGAGGAGAAGATGGCACTGACCAGCGACGCCGGCTTCATGCACTGCCTGCCGGTCCGGCGAAATGTCGTCGTTACCGACGGAGTGCTGGACGGACCCGGAGCAATTCACATAGGTCAGGCCGAAAATCGGCTGCACGCGCAAAAGGCGGTGCTGTTGAAACTCTGGGGCTTGTTATGA
- the argB gene encoding acetylglutamate kinase translates to MKEKQADTIIIKLSGNVIADSSALGKLAEYIIRERNAGKRIVLTHGGGKQITGLSKRLKIPVQQVAGRRITNDDTREVLLYTVGGKANRELVAFLRKQGLSAVGISGVDGGLTTSHRRPPFDIDGEPVDFGLVGEIDAVDTTLPKALLDSGFIPVIGCLTWSRDEGVLNVNADTFAIRISLAMQGDELIMLMDPPAVLDAAQKPIATMRRTDWQLGLREGWVRDGMKPKLLTAFEALEKGIPLVRMTNADTLAAGGGTRLVADDREPGPSGTHPDHGPGFGPDDGSDPGDGSGPDSDNPEVPPPSRPSDEGIN, encoded by the coding sequence ATGAAAGAGAAACAGGCGGATACCATCATAATTAAGCTGAGCGGCAATGTGATCGCGGATTCCAGCGCGCTCGGAAAACTCGCTGAATACATCATCCGTGAGAGAAATGCGGGCAAACGGATTGTGCTGACCCACGGCGGCGGCAAGCAGATCACCGGGTTGAGCAAACGGCTGAAGATACCCGTACAGCAAGTGGCCGGACGGCGCATCACCAATGACGACACCCGGGAGGTTCTGCTCTATACCGTCGGAGGCAAAGCCAATCGCGAACTGGTTGCTTTCCTCAGGAAGCAAGGCCTGTCGGCCGTTGGTATTTCCGGCGTGGATGGAGGCCTGACCACCTCGCACCGCAGGCCCCCGTTTGATATCGACGGAGAGCCCGTTGACTTCGGCCTGGTCGGTGAAATTGATGCCGTTGACACCACTCTGCCCAAAGCCCTGCTGGATTCCGGGTTCATCCCTGTCATCGGATGCCTGACATGGTCACGTGACGAGGGGGTGCTCAATGTAAATGCCGATACTTTCGCCATCCGAATCTCCCTGGCGATGCAGGGGGATGAACTGATTATGCTGATGGATCCGCCGGCAGTGCTGGATGCCGCTCAAAAGCCGATCGCAACGATGCGACGGACCGACTGGCAGCTCGGCCTCAGGGAGGGCTGGGTCAGGGACGGGATGAAGCCGAAACTGTTGACCGCGTTTGAAGCATTGGAAAAAGGGATTCCGTTGGTGAGAATGACCAATGCGGATACCCTTGCAGCCGGTGGCGGCACACGCCTGGTCGCAGACGACCGGGAGCCCGGCCCCTCCGGCACTCACCCGGATCACGGCCCCGGTTTCGGTCCGGACGACGGTTCCGATCCGGGCGACGGTTCCGGTCCCGATTCCGATAACCCGGAGGTGCCGCCCCCTTCCCGCCCCTCCGATGAGGGAATAAACTGA
- a CDS encoding M20/M25/M40 family metallo-hydrolase, protein MDFLKDISAVALLKELIRFPSVSTKEKELVDWLESQVAATGLLEVERHKDNLIFHLGSGRPWMLMNSHSDVVPPSARHAGDPFEPVEREGRIYGRGSTDAKASVSSMLVALLEMARTGYRPQGRVSLAVTVCEESAGYNNGMAYLREIIEPPDAALIGEPTMLHPCAAQKGLLVLKLETEGEAGHAARVTGPNAIYEMASRLELLKAVDFPDENPFLGKTRITPTTIEGGTTRNAYPDSCRVYLDIRTIPEVPNEVIIERLRKVLQIPVEIHSDRFVSTSTDPSHPVALAAEEVTGNPLFGSPTSSDWVFLSDVPAIKIGPGNSSDSHTANESIAVEQVEKAVPVYQKIIKRFFERIHNHEDGDGQSRSAATGSP, encoded by the coding sequence ATGGATTTTCTGAAAGACATATCGGCGGTCGCGCTTCTGAAAGAGCTGATTCGCTTTCCAAGCGTCAGCACGAAGGAGAAGGAGCTGGTGGATTGGCTTGAGTCGCAGGTGGCCGCAACCGGACTTCTGGAGGTGGAAAGGCACAAGGATAATCTGATATTTCATTTGGGCTCGGGAAGACCCTGGATGCTGATGAATTCTCACTCGGATGTGGTTCCTCCATCTGCCCGTCATGCGGGCGACCCTTTTGAACCCGTGGAAAGAGAGGGGCGGATCTATGGGCGGGGCAGCACCGATGCCAAGGCGTCGGTCAGCAGCATGCTGGTCGCGCTGCTCGAAATGGCCCGCACGGGATACCGGCCACAAGGTCGGGTGAGCCTGGCCGTGACGGTTTGCGAGGAGAGCGCCGGTTACAACAACGGCATGGCGTATTTGAGGGAAATCATTGAGCCCCCGGATGCCGCCTTGATCGGTGAACCGACAATGCTCCACCCGTGTGCCGCGCAAAAGGGCCTGCTGGTGCTGAAGCTGGAGACCGAAGGCGAAGCGGGACACGCGGCCCGTGTTACCGGTCCCAACGCAATTTACGAAATGGCTTCCCGGCTGGAGCTGCTCAAAGCCGTCGACTTCCCCGATGAAAATCCATTCCTGGGAAAAACCCGGATTACACCGACGACGATCGAAGGAGGAACGACACGCAACGCGTATCCGGACTCCTGCAGGGTGTATCTGGATATCCGCACCATTCCCGAGGTGCCGAACGAGGTCATCATTGAACGGCTGCGGAAAGTGCTTCAGATCCCCGTGGAGATTCACAGCGACCGTTTCGTCTCCACCAGCACCGATCCGTCGCATCCGGTGGCCCTGGCTGCGGAAGAAGTAACGGGCAATCCGCTGTTTGGCTCGCCGACCAGCTCCGACTGGGTATTCCTGTCGGATGTGCCGGCAATTAAAATCGGACCGGGCAACAGCAGCGACTCTCATACGGCCAACGAATCCATTGCCGTTGAACAGGTTGAAAAAGCCGTGCCGGTCTATCAGAAAATCATCAAACGCTTTTTTGAACGAATTCACAACCATGAAGATGGAGACGGACAAAGCCGCAGTGCGGCCACCGGATCACCGTAA
- a CDS encoding lyase family protein, translated as MKTLWQKTEGKTGAREHSQSDRTWFYRFTAEEDRELDRNLVPYDILVNLAQARMLLRVGVYDQPGYEKVVSALRNAWQEWEDGAFGLGPDDEDVHSAVEKYVTEKAGRDGARIHTGRSRNDQVLADMRLFMKKSIVDIAAEWLSVANRLAGIAESYKGVFFAGMTHTQPAMPHSVDAWAAGYLDLLASDLKALQSAFTLVDRSPLGSAAGYGVPYIRVDREYVAGQLGFASVQEPVAASQLSRGRFEMQVVDALAYGALTFNRMASDVVLFMHPSWSLVTLSEDQVSGSSIMPQKRNPDAWELIRGAYHDFQAARTHLAGIPANLGSGYHRDLQVVKKSVVSAVRQSMMLAEAVRHALSGLEFNRDRARSSLTPDVYATHEANRLVAGGMPFREAYRKVAERHGAESRQSAADPEDAANQQGSAGREGDTGQQDVPGKSDTSQPATFRETLGATEQVGKTVYHHSGAPGSGVPEALLGAVRESEQWTEARKNEWERTKANLLS; from the coding sequence ATGAAAACACTATGGCAAAAAACGGAAGGAAAAACCGGCGCCCGGGAGCACTCTCAGTCAGACCGGACCTGGTTCTACCGTTTTACGGCGGAAGAGGACCGGGAACTCGACCGGAACCTGGTCCCGTATGACATCCTGGTGAACCTGGCCCAGGCGCGCATGCTTCTCCGCGTCGGAGTGTATGACCAGCCGGGCTATGAAAAAGTGGTCTCCGCATTGAGGAACGCCTGGCAGGAATGGGAGGATGGAGCCTTCGGTCTGGGTCCGGATGACGAAGATGTCCACTCCGCCGTGGAAAAGTACGTGACGGAGAAAGCCGGCCGGGATGGCGCGCGTATCCACACGGGCCGCTCCCGAAATGACCAGGTACTGGCCGACATGCGGCTGTTCATGAAAAAATCGATTGTTGATATCGCTGCGGAGTGGCTTTCCGTGGCAAACCGCCTGGCGGGAATTGCCGAATCGTACAAGGGCGTCTTTTTTGCCGGAATGACCCACACCCAGCCCGCCATGCCCCACTCGGTGGATGCATGGGCCGCCGGGTATCTGGATCTGCTGGCATCGGACCTCAAGGCGCTGCAATCGGCATTCACGCTGGTGGATCGGTCACCGCTGGGAAGCGCCGCGGGATACGGAGTCCCCTACATCCGTGTGGATCGGGAATATGTTGCCGGGCAGCTGGGCTTTGCCAGTGTGCAGGAGCCGGTTGCGGCCTCCCAGTTGTCCAGGGGCAGATTTGAAATGCAGGTGGTGGATGCACTGGCCTATGGTGCGCTGACGTTCAACCGGATGGCTTCGGATGTCGTGCTGTTCATGCACCCCTCCTGGTCGCTGGTAACCCTCAGTGAAGACCAGGTGTCGGGCAGCAGTATCATGCCGCAAAAGCGTAACCCCGATGCGTGGGAACTGATTCGTGGCGCGTACCATGATTTTCAGGCCGCAAGAACACACCTGGCGGGTATTCCGGCAAACCTGGGTTCGGGTTATCACCGCGACCTGCAGGTAGTGAAAAAGAGTGTGGTTTCTGCCGTTCGGCAATCCATGATGCTGGCCGAAGCGGTGCGCCACGCGCTGTCGGGCCTTGAGTTCAACCGCGACCGTGCACGCAGCAGCCTGACACCGGATGTCTATGCCACGCATGAAGCCAACAGGCTGGTTGCCGGAGGCATGCCCTTCCGCGAAGCGTACCGGAAGGTTGCGGAACGGCACGGCGCGGAGAGCAGACAGAGCGCTGCGGACCCGGAAGATGCAGCCAACCAACAGGGCTCGGCCGGCAGGGAGGGTGACACAGGGCAGCAGGATGTGCCCGGGAAGTCCGATACCTCGCAACCGGCGACTTTCCGGGAGACTTTGGGTGCCACAGAGCAGGTAGGAAAAACAGTTTACCATCACAGCGGCGCGCCGGGATCCGGAGTGCCGGAGGCGCTTCTTGGAGCCGTCAGGGAATCGGAACAATGGACGGAGGCCAGAAAAAACGAATGGGAACGGACCAAAGCGAATCTCTTGTCCTGA
- a CDS encoding ADP-ribosylglycohydrolase family protein: MSDQIKNKFHATCLGAAIGEAIGMPAEGLTPGEVSKEYGEITGFISRIGQEDFSPVSERHSVRQTEALLSVLAASKPLPDLQEFAFTIKQALNKYPEKWPKSTTFAWPPFPDGGHYTFSFAIPAARLLNEGRVTLEELIGWMQSLTPSSVVWQQSIWLYLRLLNYLFSQTPASFDPDDFLLQATKFIREAESHFPGDYKIRRRMQVTEPMMDEPLEAIAKSCGNVSKLAEDMITFVGAVFHRHHNDYRKALLAAANLGGESEASCFYLGSLFGALGGVELLPPDWMDSYAERNRVESALEQFEAGIKS; the protein is encoded by the coding sequence ATGTCAGATCAGATTAAAAACAAATTTCATGCAACCTGTCTGGGCGCCGCAATCGGAGAGGCCATCGGCATGCCGGCCGAAGGGCTGACACCCGGGGAAGTGTCTAAGGAATATGGTGAAATCACGGGTTTCATAAGCCGAATCGGGCAGGAGGATTTCAGTCCGGTGAGCGAAAGGCACTCCGTACGCCAGACCGAGGCCCTGCTCTCTGTTCTGGCAGCCTCCAAACCGCTGCCCGACCTGCAGGAGTTTGCGTTTACGATCAAGCAGGCCTTGAACAAGTATCCCGAGAAGTGGCCGAAATCAACCACTTTTGCCTGGCCTCCCTTTCCCGATGGCGGGCACTATACGTTCTCTTTCGCTATTCCGGCCGCGAGGCTGTTGAACGAGGGTCGGGTCACACTGGAGGAGCTTATCGGGTGGATGCAGTCGCTCACCCCCTCCTCGGTCGTATGGCAGCAGAGCATCTGGTTATATCTCCGGCTGCTCAACTATCTGTTCAGCCAGACCCCGGCCTCCTTTGACCCGGATGATTTTCTGCTGCAGGCTACGAAGTTTATCCGCGAAGCCGAGTCGCACTTTCCCGGCGATTACAAAATCAGGCGCCGAATGCAGGTAACCGAGCCCATGATGGACGAGCCCCTCGAAGCTATTGCAAAATCGTGCGGAAATGTCAGCAAGCTTGCCGAAGATATGATCACTTTTGTAGGAGCGGTCTTCCACCGGCACCATAATGATTACCGGAAGGCCTTGTTGGCTGCCGCAAACCTGGGGGGCGAGAGCGAGGCGTCTTGCTTCTATCTCGGCAGTTTGTTTGGAGCCCTGGGAGGAGTGGAGTTGCTGCCGCCGGACTGGATGGATAGCTATGCCGAACGCAACAGGGTTGAATCGGCACTGGAACAGTTTGAGGCCGGCATCAAGTCCTGA
- the aat gene encoding leucyl/phenylalanyl-tRNA--protein transferase, protein MTEARNNSSRPAEVIPVEVLIEGYAKGIFPMARSRNDPEYHWYTAVRRGVIPIDGFHISRKTRRLIRNTPHRWSVNNDFKAVIEGCADRKSTWISGRIIDSFVQLHEAGYAHSVEVYREGRLVAGLYGVALRSAFFAESIFQYEPEMGKLALFYCHKRLQERGFRLWDTQFYTPHLGQFGCIEIEAKEYDRRLDQALRYPARFDDGPARPS, encoded by the coding sequence ATGACGGAAGCGAGAAACAACAGTTCGAGACCGGCTGAAGTCATCCCCGTAGAGGTGTTGATTGAAGGATACGCCAAAGGAATCTTTCCCATGGCACGGTCCCGAAATGACCCGGAATACCACTGGTATACGGCGGTACGTCGCGGCGTGATTCCCATTGACGGCTTCCACATCTCCCGTAAAACCCGGCGTCTGATCCGGAACACGCCTCACCGGTGGAGTGTCAATAATGATTTCAAGGCAGTAATCGAAGGGTGTGCTGACCGGAAATCGACCTGGATCTCCGGCCGGATCATAGATTCGTTCGTTCAGTTGCATGAAGCGGGCTACGCTCATTCGGTGGAGGTGTACCGGGAAGGCCGGCTGGTCGCAGGTTTGTATGGCGTTGCGCTCCGCTCCGCCTTTTTTGCCGAATCCATTTTCCAGTATGAACCGGAAATGGGCAAGCTCGCCCTCTTTTATTGCCACAAGCGGCTTCAGGAGCGTGGGTTCCGTCTTTGGGACACCCAGTTTTACACCCCGCACCTCGGCCAGTTCGGATGCATTGAAATTGAAGCGAAAGAATACGACCGGCGTCTTGACCAGGCGTTGCGTTATCCGGCAAGGTTTGATGACGGACCCGCCCGCCCCTCCTGA